AAGCGGTCGGCGAGCCCGAGGATGTCGGCCCTCAGCCCCGCTTCTTCGAACACCGCTTGCCACCGAGCATGGAGCTCGGTCGGCGCGGGCAGGATCCGCTTCGCTGCGACCATCGATGGGTTCCCCTCACGGTTCGAGCCGGTAACGGTCGCGAGGGAATAAGCGCGCCTCCCGTATGTTCGGGAGGCGGGCGAGTGCCTGAACGAGACGGTCGATGCCGAGCCCCCAGCCGCCGTGCGGTGGCATGCCGTACCGGAACGCCTCGAGATACCCGGAGAACGACGCCGGGTCGAGCCCGGCTTCGCGGATCTGCGCCTCGAGACGATCGAGGCGGTGCTCGCGGGGACCCCCGCTCGCGATCTCGAGGCCCTGGTAGTCCAGATCGAAGTAACCCGTCAGGCTCGGGTCGTCGTCTCGTCGGCCCGCGTAGAACGTGCCGGCCTTGACGGCCGTCGGGTAATCGATCAGGAAGTAGAACGGGTTGCCAAACCTCTCCACTGCGATCTCTCCGATCACGCGCTCATCCTCGGTGCCGAAGTCGTGGCTGAGGTCGGTCCGGTTCAGCCACGAGGCGGCGGTCGCGAACGGGATCCGCGGGAACGGCACCACGATCTCCGGCAATCCGGCCGCGAGAGGATTGTCGGCGCGCATGAGCTGTTCTCGGCTGCTGCGGATGGTGTCGGCGATCACGCCCTCGAGCGCGTCGCGGACGTCGTCGGGGCCATCGATGTAGCCGATCTCGGCGTCGAGGCTCGTGAACTCGGTGATGTGACGCACGGTGTCGGAGTGCTCCGCCCGGAACGCCGGCGCGATCTCGAAGACCCGTTCGAACCCGGCGCCGATGAGCATCTGCTTGTACAGCTGGGGGCTCTGTGCGAGAAAGGCCCGCCCCTCGAAGTACTGGACGGGAAAGAGCGTCGCGCCTCCTTCGGCTCCCTGGCGCAGGAGCTTCGGCGTCTCGATCTCCAGGAACCCCCGCTCGATGAACGAGTGTCGAAATCCGCTCAGGAGGGCGGCCCGCAGTTCGAAAATCGCGCGCACGGAGGGCTTGCGCAGATCGAGGACGCGGTGGTTGAGCCGGGTGTCGAGCTCCGCCGGGACCTTGTCCACGACGCCCAGCGGGAGCGGGACCTCCGCCCGAGAGATGAGCCTCACGCGCTCGGGGAGGAGCTCGATCCCCCGGTTCGCGCGCTCCGATCGATGGACCGTCCCCTCGACCTCAACAATCGATTCCCGAGGGAGTTCGCCGAGGAGCGCGAACAACGCGGGGTCGGCCTGGCCCTTCTTCAGGGTGACCTGGGTCGTGCCCGACCGGTCCCGCACGAGAGCGAATGCGACTCCCCCGAGCGCGCGGTACTCCTCGAGATGGCCGGCGATCCGAACGGACGTGCCGTCCAGTTCGCGCAGCTCACGGGACGATCGGCGGGGTAGCGGCAGGGGTCGGCACCTCCTTGCGTGCCAGTGCGGCCCGGACCAGGGCGAGGTAGAGCGGATGCGGGGCCTCGGGGCGAGAGAGGAACTCCGGATGGAACTGCACGCCGACGAAGAACGGATGGTCCGCGAGCTCGAAGGACTCGACGCGGCCGTCCACCGCGTGCCCCGTGATGTTCAGGCCATGTGCCTGGAAGCGATCGAGGTAGGCCGGGTTGATCTCGTAGCGGTGCCGATGCCGCTCCCAGATCTCGGTGGCGCCGTAGCACTGCGCGATCTTCGATCCCGGGGTCAGCACCACGCGCTGCGTGCCGAGACGCATCGTGCCTCCCATCTCCGAGAGTCCCTTCTGCTGCTCGAGCAGACAGACCACCGGGTCGGGGGTTTCGGCGTCCACCTCGGTCGTGTTGGCGCCGGGAAGCGAGAGGACGTTGCGCGCGAATTCGATCGCCGCCATCTGGAACCCGTAGCAGACCCCGAGGTACGGGATCCCGCGCGTGCGGGCGAGCTCGATCGCGAGGACCTTCCCCTCGACGCCGCGCGCGCCGAACCCACCGGGCACTAGGACCCCGTCCGACCGCTCGAGGCGGCCGAGGAGCGTCGGGTTCTTCGCGATGTCCTCGGCGTCGTACCATTGCAGCCGGATGTCGCACCCGAGGTGGCCCTGGCAATGGTGGAACGCCTCCGAATGTGAGAGGTAGGCGTCGCGAAGCTCGGTGTACTTCCCAACCACCGCGATCTCGATGGATCCCTGCGCGCGCCGGTAGGTTGCCAAGAACTCCTTCCACGCACTGTAGTCCGGGCGGCGCTCGGGCAGGCCGAGGAGACGTTCGAGGAGTGGGCCGACGCCCTGGGCCTCGAGCACGAGGGGAACCTCGTACACGGTCGACTGGTCCGGCACCGAGATCACGGCCTCGGGCGGAACGTCACAGAACAGCGAGATCTTCGCCTTGATATCCGGGGCGAGGGGCAACGGACCGCGCGCCACGATCAGGTTCGGCCGGATCCCGATCGCGCGCAGTTCGCGGACCGAGTGCTGAGTGGGTTTGGTCTTGGCCTCGCCGACCGGCCCGACGACCGGAACGAGCGTTGTATGGACGAACACCATGTGGCCGTCCCCCAGCTCGTAGGAGAGCTCGCGCAGGGCTTCGAGGAACGGCATCGACTCGATGTCTCCGACGGTGCCTCCGACCTCGACCAGGACCACCTCGGCACCGGCCGACTGCGCCACCTCGCGGATCGCCCGCTTGATCTCGCCGGTGACATGCGGGATAATCTGAACGGTGTTGCCGAGATAGTCGCCACGTCGCTCCTTCTCGATGACCGCTCGGTAGATCTTCCCCGTGGTCAGGTTGTGGGTCCCGGACAGGCTCTGTCCCAGGAACCGTTCGTAGTTGCCGAGGTCGAGGTCGGCCTCGGTCCCATCGTCTAGCACGAAGACCTCGCCGTGCTGGTACGGGTTCATCGTGCCCGCGTCGACATTGAGGTAGGGATCGATCTTGAGGATCGTGACCGGGATCCCGCGGGCCTTGAGCAGACGTCCGAGCGAGGAGGTGGTGATGCCCTTCCCGAGGCCCGAAATCACGCCCCCGCTGACCACCAGGACCTTCACAAAACACCTCGGCCGCGGGTAAGGAATCCCTCCCATAAGGTCTCTGGGCGAGCATTGGAATCTGCCCCGGCGTGACGGCCGGTGCGCGCTCTCGGAGACCCGCCTCAGAGACGCACGCGC
The Thermoplasmata archaeon DNA segment above includes these coding regions:
- a CDS encoding CTP synthase, translated to MKVLVVSGGVISGLGKGITTSSLGRLLKARGIPVTILKIDPYLNVDAGTMNPYQHGEVFVLDDGTEADLDLGNYERFLGQSLSGTHNLTTGKIYRAVIEKERRGDYLGNTVQIIPHVTGEIKRAIREVAQSAGAEVVLVEVGGTVGDIESMPFLEALRELSYELGDGHMVFVHTTLVPVVGPVGEAKTKPTQHSVRELRAIGIRPNLIVARGPLPLAPDIKAKISLFCDVPPEAVISVPDQSTVYEVPLVLEAQGVGPLLERLLGLPERRPDYSAWKEFLATYRRAQGSIEIAVVGKYTELRDAYLSHSEAFHHCQGHLGCDIRLQWYDAEDIAKNPTLLGRLERSDGVLVPGGFGARGVEGKVLAIELARTRGIPYLGVCYGFQMAAIEFARNVLSLPGANTTEVDAETPDPVVCLLEQQKGLSEMGGTMRLGTQRVVLTPGSKIAQCYGATEIWERHRHRYEINPAYLDRFQAHGLNITGHAVDGRVESFELADHPFFVGVQFHPEFLSRPEAPHPLYLALVRAALARKEVPTPAATPPIVP
- the aspS gene encoding aspartate--tRNA(Asn) ligase; translated protein: MRSSSLAPRPRIRSTSPWSGPHWHARRCRPLPLPRRSSRELRELDGTSVRIAGHLEEYRALGGVAFALVRDRSGTTQVTLKKGQADPALFALLGELPRESIVEVEGTVHRSERANRGIELLPERVRLISRAEVPLPLGVVDKVPAELDTRLNHRVLDLRKPSVRAIFELRAALLSGFRHSFIERGFLEIETPKLLRQGAEGGATLFPVQYFEGRAFLAQSPQLYKQMLIGAGFERVFEIAPAFRAEHSDTVRHITEFTSLDAEIGYIDGPDDVRDALEGVIADTIRSSREQLMRADNPLAAGLPEIVVPFPRIPFATAASWLNRTDLSHDFGTEDERVIGEIAVERFGNPFYFLIDYPTAVKAGTFYAGRRDDDPSLTGYFDLDYQGLEIASGGPREHRLDRLEAQIREAGLDPASFSGYLEAFRYGMPPHGGWGLGIDRLVQALARLPNIREARLFPRDRYRLEP